In Legionella cincinnatiensis, the DNA window TTTCAAGATACATCCCGCACCAATAAATCCTACACCGGTTAAAATACCAAGAGGCATACGCATAAGATCCATCACACCAAATGATTCGTGAGTTTTACCTCCTATAGAGAGCAGGATATTTGCTTGAATCATTGCTACTGAGGCAGCAAGACATAATAAAATGGTTGTGCGAAGCCCTGCAGCATGGCCTTTAGTTTCCCTGTTAAATCCGATTAAAGCACCAGCAAGAAGAGTCAAGAGCAGGCGAATAAAAATATCATACACTGTTGGAGATAAAGGCATTTGCATCATTTGTCCTTAAATAGTACAAAATATACCTACATTATAGAAAAGCTTTATTTAAATTATCTTGATAAATTGATAAAAGTTAGTGAGGGCAATCCTTAGTATTAAAGATTTAGTTCGATGAATATTTCTATGCAATTTTAGAAACGGAACTACTAAGTAGTTTCCATTAGAAATTGTTAAAGCAGTTGCTTTTTTAGGGGTTTCGGATGCTGGTTTTGCAACCAGCATTAACTTTGATATTAATGGTGTGTGGTTGTAATGGGTTCCTTTATTGTCTTTACCTAATTGGGCACTGAGTAGAATGCTTTTGCGAAATTTAAGTTGGTCGATATGCTGTTTCATGTTGATAAAATAATCATCATTCAATTCGGTTTTGAGGGGGGTAAATAATCGAGAAAATCCTTTTGATTTGAATTTAGGGGCGTATTCTTATGCAATCTTTTTTAATTGTTTTAGGGGTCCTTCATATAATGAGAGCATCTCCATGGAATAAGAAATCACTGAAGAAGAGGTCCTTGTGAAAATAAAAAACCAATGTTTTTTCTTGCCCTTCAAGAACGTGTTTTAGCCAATTCCAAATGTTATACTCAAGAGGTTGAGCAGTTATAGTAGAGTCCTATCACTATTGCCCTCAGGGTATGAGCTATAAGGAGTCTCCTTTAATAAAATTTATGGCGATGTGGCTTTAAAGTAGAATAAAATTGTCTTAACGCTGTTATTTGACAACTAATTTATTTCAACAACGCATTTGAAATACTGAAACAAAAATCTTGGAAAACTCATTAAATTAGGGATATTAGTTATGAAAGCATTAGTATATCAAGGACCAGGAAAAAAGAGTGTGGAGGACCGTCCCAAACCAACAATTAAAAGAAGTACAGATTCTATTGTTAAAATCAAAAAAACTACAATTTGTGGAACTGATCTGCATATTCTGAAAGGAGATGTGCCAACTTGTTCCTTAGGCCGCATTCTTGGACATGAAGGAATTGGTGTGATTGATGAGATTGGCTCAGGTGTTACCTCATTTAAGCCTGGCGATAAGGTGCTTATTTCTTGTATTACAAGCTGTGGTAAATGTGATTATTGCAGGAGAAGCATGTATTCACACTGTATTCATGGCGGATGGATCCTTGGCAATAAAATTGATGGTACTCAAGCAGAATATGTTCTTATACCACAGGCTGATACCAGTCTTTATAAAATTCCATCTGATATTAATGAAGATGCATTAGTTATGTTGAGTGACATTTTACTTACAGGATTTGAGTGTGGTGTATTAAATGGAAAAGTGCAACCAGGAAATACTGTCGCTATAGTTGGAGCTGGGCCAATTGGTCTATCTGCTTTGCTTACTGCACAGTTTTACTCACCTTCACAGATTATTATGATTGATATAGATGATAATCGTCTTGCAGTCGCTAAAAGGCTGGGTGCAACACAGATTATAAATAATAAACATGGTAAGGCAGTTGAGCAAGTTATGGCGATAACCCAGGGACAAGGTGTAGATACAGCTATTGAAGCTGTTGGTGTTCCTGCGACGTTTGTTCTTTGTGAAGATCTCATAGCCCCAGGTGGTACTATTGCTAATATTGGCGTACATGGAGTTAAAGCTGATTTACATTTGGAACGTCTTTGGTCCCAAAATATCACGATTACTACTCGGCTGGTTGACACAGTAACTACTCCAATGCTTCTTAAGACAGTTTGCGCTCACAAAATTGACCCTAATTTACTGGTTAGCCATCATTTTAAGTTTGAACAGATTTTGGAGGCTTATGAAACATTTGCACAAGCAGCTAGTACGCATGCCTTAAAAGTGGTAATTGAACTATAGAGTAATTGAAATTGTGCTAAGCTTACAATTGCTTCAATTTAATCCTAAGGCCAAGGAATAGGGCATGACTAGCACCAGAAATAAAATTCAGAATAGTCCAAGATTTCATGAAAAAAGATTAGCATCAGTGCCACCTGAATTTAAAGTGGGTGTCAATCTTGCGGTTACCTCGGATAAAGTAATCTATAGAAATCGATTAATCGAACTCATCCAGTATAAGCCAACAACAAAAAGGAGAAAAACACCTCTCAGCTGAAGTTTGGCAAGAAAAGGCAGCGCATTTTGATGGTTCATGGTGGCCTCAATGGGAACAATGGATAGCCAAACAGTCAGGAAGTCAGATAAAACCACCAACACTTGGTAATTCTGAAAAAGGTTTGAGTGCTCTTTGTGATGCACCTGGCACGTATGTTCACCAGAAATAGTGATGCGTGATTAATATTAAAAGGATATTAATATGAATCAATCCGATTTAATTACAGATGCAAATAAGGGGTTAAATTTTCAAGAAATCAAAAAAAGACAGGCTGCTTATGGCATAAATGCCATTGAGGAAAAGAGAACAAGTAAGGCTGTTAAATTTTTATCATTTCTTTGGGGGCCTATTCCCTGGATGATTGAAGCAGCACTTCTCTTATCTGCAATCTTACAACACTGGGAAGATTTTTGGGTTATCTTTTTGATGCTGGCACTTAATGCTGGTGTGGGTTTTTGGCAACAATATCAAGCAGATAATGCCATTGAAGCGTTAAAAAGCAAATTGGCATTGACTGCTCGTGTACTGCGTGATGGTAAATGGGAAACGATTCGTGCTCGAGAGTTAGTGCCGGGGGATATTGTTTTAATCAAATTAGGAAATATTATTCCAGCCGATATGAAATTATTAGTTGGTGAATATTTAACGGTTGATCAATCGACTTTAACCGGGGAATCTCTTCCAGTAGATAAGAAAGTAGGAGATGAAGTGTACTCAGGCTCTATTGTTCGACTGGGAGAAATGACAGGGGTTGTCACTGGAACTGGGATGAATACCTATTTTGGGCGAACAGCAAAACTGGTTGAAACGGCTAAAACAACCTCTCATTTTCAAAAAGCAGTATTAAAAATCGGAAACTTTCTCATTTGCCTAACTTTAATATTAGTTGTTATTATTTTGATCGTGACTCATTTAAGAGGAGATCCATTTCTACATACGCTTCTGTTCGCGTTAATTTTGACAATTGCTGCAATTCCTGTAGCACTTCCAGCCGTTCTAACAGTAACGATGGCAGTTGGTGCATTACAACTTGCTAAAATGAAAGCGATTGTTTCTCGATTATCCTCCATTGAAGAAATGGCAGGTATCGATATTTTGTGTTCGGATAAAACAGGAACACTGACGAAAAATCAACTCACTATGGGCGAGCCAATTATTATTGAGGCAACTGGGAAAGAAGAGCTTCTGCTTGCTGCTGCTTTAGCTTCAGAGGGAAACGCCGATGATGTGATTGATGAGGCAATTATTCAAGCGCTTCCCACAGCCATTCATTTAGAACAATATAAAACAGCACACTTTACTCCCTTTGATCCAAAGCATAAGCGTTCGGAAGCGCTCATTGAATACAATCATGATTCTTTTCAGGTATCTAAAGGGGCACCACAAGTGATACTTGAATTAGTTAATAATCCCGGAATTACGCAACAAGTGGAACGTGAAGTGGATAAGCTTGCAGTCACTGGATATCGCGCATTAGGTGTTGCAAGAAAAGAGAAGAATGGAGTATGGAAGTATCTTGGGCTTATTGCTTTATTTGATCCTCCAAGGGACGATACTGTCGACACAATTAAAACTGCGCAAAAGATGGGTCTTGAAATAAAAATGTTGACAGGAGATCACGGCTCTATTGCTAAGGAAATTGCTGGAAAAATTGGTCTAGGTAAACACATTATTTCTGTCGCTACCTTATTTAAGGACAAGAAAGAGGACGCCCAGCAACTTGAAGCAATTGATGGTTTTTCTGAAGTATTTCCTGAACACAAATTTAAAATTGTTAAACTGTTGCAATCCATCGATCATATCGTAGGAATGACCGGTGATGGCGTTAACGATGCGCCTGCTTTAAAACAGGCTGATGTGGGTATTGCTGTGGGTGGTGCCACTGATGCTGCGCGTGCTGCAGCAGCTTTGATTTTGACTGAGAGTGGATTATCGGTGATTACTCAAGCAATAGCCGTAGCCAGAAAAATTTTCGAACGGATGAACAGTTACGCTACATTTAGAATCGCCGAAACAATTCGAATATTACTCTTTATTTCCATGAGTATTGTGGTATTTAATTTCTATCCTGTAACAGCTATTATGATTGTGTTGTTGGCTATATTAAATGATTTTCCCATTATGATGATTGCCTATGATCATGTGCCAGTAGCTCCATTTCCAGTGCGTTGGAATATGCGGCGTGTTTTAATCATCAGTACAACCCTCGGTATTATAGGGGTGATAGAAACCTTTATCTTATTTTATATTGCTAAAGACTATTTTGAGCTGTCTGTGCCAATGATCCAAACCTTTATATTTTTAAAATTATTGGTATCAGGACATCTGACTATTTACTTAACTCGAAATGCGGGAGCCATCTGGCAGCGCCCTTGGCCTAATCTCTGGTTCTTTCTCACCATTGAATCTACCCAAATTATTGGAACTTTAGCTGCAGTTTATGGGTGGTTTATTACCCCAATTGGTTGGATGTATGCCTTACTCATTTGGGCTTATGCTCTATTTTGGATGTTTGTTGAGAGCGGTGTGAAACTAGTGCTTTACAAGAAGGTATTGACTTGTGATCACGAGTGTTGGACATGAGACAGCCATACTGATTGATTTTAGTAGAAAAATAGGGTTAATGAATAAAAAACCTTTAAGGTGATTTATATATTTTATTATGCTATAATAACCTTAAAGGTTATCAATAAGAGATGACCATGAATGAATCACACGCACCAAGCTATCATTTAAATGATATTAAAAAAGCTTTTAATAGCGCCAACAAGCTAAATATGACTGTCTCAGCTAAACAAGAACAAATCATGTTAGGATTTACGGATCAAGATGTAGTCGATGCTATTCAAAATTTACAGTGGAATGATTTCTATAAATCAATGGCACCAAAAAACAAAGGCTTTTTTGCTTGGCAAGATGTTTATAAATCTCATTTCAAGGGCGTGGATTTGTATATCAAATTCCAAGTGGGCACACGTGGTGAGCTTATACTCTCTTTTAAGGAGAAGTAAAATGAAATATGAAACTTGTAGTATATGCGGGGAAGAAACTGCTTGTCATGATATAAAGCCTGTAACCTATACATACAAAGGTCATGATTTCATCATTGATCAACCAGCAACTTGGTGTCATTCATGTGGTGAAGGAATAATCGGCCCAAAGGACAACAAAGCGGTTCAAGCAGAAATTCAGGCACATAAATCTAAAATTGACGGGATACTTTCTCCTTTAGAGGTCCAACAAATTCGAAAGCAACTACGACTTACTCAAAAAGAGGCCGGCGCTTTATTTGGCGGTGGGGTTAATGCTTTTAATCGTTATGAAAAAGGAATTAATCCCATTCCTAAGCCTTTAAGCCTTTTATTAATTATTTTAAAAAGGCATCCTGAGCAATTAAGAGAGATCTTGACTTATTGACCTTTCGATAAAATGTTTCATCCAGTGTAATTTTTGTAAGATAGAAAGATTGTTTTCTGCTTTTATTTTTTCTCTTAACAATGCTTCGCTAATAATCTCGGTTTGAATGATTTCGGATTGTTTAATATTTGATTGATTACTGAGAGGATTGAATTTATGAGAGCTCAACCAATTGAAATAATAAGTTCCATCAATTTCATCTTGCTAAAATGGCAATTAGAATAAATCTTTTGGAGATTCCAACTATACGGAGATATTAGGCTAAATAGTTCTAGTTCTTGTATGAAAGAGGGAGTTAATATGACACATGGGTCAATGCCATCTTTTCATATTCTACAGCTTCGATTAATGGTGCACCGGCACTACGGTTTCTGTTTGATCCATACCTCCACACGATATCGCACCTCTCGTATACATTCCATTTGACAGTGCACGATTAGAACAAATTTTGCAGTATTATTTAATCATGACCTTATTTAGCAAAAACCATAAAAGCAAATATTCCTTTGTCTACTATTATTTGAAAGTCTTTCCATGATTGTTGTTTCGCAATTTTTTTAAATGTTTTAATTGATTCTGGAAAATCATCAATATATGGATGCTCCATACGAGTTGCAACTTCATCGGATGTGATCTCGAGATTTGTTTCCTCGATTCGAGCCTTTAGAGCATCCAGCCATTCATCACGATTTTGGTTATGATTCAGTACGCCGTCAACCATTAACAAAAAGCCTGTCGAGTTTAATTGTTGTTTACAATTATCGATAAAAGTGATTTTATCTTGTAAAGAAAGATGATGAACTGCATAGCTTGTAAAAATGATATCAACAGTAGATGATAAATTTGGAAGAGCGGTTATCATATTATCTGTAATAAATTCTTTTTCACAACTGAGATGAGCAAGATTGTGTGATGCCATTATTAAAATATCTTTTGCAGCATCAATTCCTATATATTTTTTAATCGCATGATTAGTTAATATTGGTGCAACAGTACTGCTATCTCCGCAGCCAACATCCACAAAGGAAAAAGCACGGGCACCCATGTTTTCAGAGAGAAAATGGTGTAATGCAGCTAACATTTCCCGGTGATAGAGGGTATTATTTTTAACTGTTTGCAGGTATCGCTGCCAATTTTCATTAAAGTATGCGCTTGCAGTGTTTATCTTAGATTGCATCAGACTGTATCCATAATCTTATTTTCTTTATTTTTGTAATGGGACTCAAAATTTTTTAGGTAATTAAGAAAATCATGTGACTCATAATCATCAACAAGGAAAAAGTTTCTATTTTCTATGGTTTTTAAATGTTCACCAACTCCTATAAAATCAATTTTCAGAGCTTGTGTTGCTTTTAAATCCCACAATCTGTCGCCCACATAAATGATATTATGATAGTTGTTTTTGTTATAAAAATGCTGTGCTCTGGAAACAGCTGTCATAATAATGTCTTTTCTTTCAAAATGGTCGTCTGCATGTGCCATAGGCGTGTTATGATAGGGAATTCCTACGGTATCTAATTTCATTACAGCTGATTCATACCAACCGCCGGTGGCTATGGCAACATCCCAGTTAATTTGCTTTGCCATGTCAAAAACATCCCTCGCTCCTGGAATGCATTTTAAAGAGTTAGGGTTATGTTTGAATGAGGCAGATAAATAAGAAATATACCTATCTTTTATGGAACATTGCTCAGTATTTTTAGGTTCTCTTTGCAATGATTGAAAAAAGATTTCTGATAAAATACCAGACTCTGTGGAGTAGGAGTAGTCGTCCCATTTTGTACTTATTTTGTCAATTCCTATAACTGAATTGATGGACTCTACATAAGCGGTTGTTTCGCAATCAATATAATGAATTAGTGTTCCATCAATATCAAATACAATCAGATTATTCATCGTTAAGTTGGTATAATTTCGTATTATCAAGATTAGCTGATTATAATTTATTAAAAGATAATTATCCCTAAGTTTTTTATTAATTGGAGTTACAATCTGAGAGGAATAGTTATTTCTGGGTTTCCTGAGTTTGGTCATTTGCAAATTTAAATAGTAAATTAGATATAGCGTTCATGATAAATATTCCGATCAGTTATTATTAGCAAAGGTATGTTGCCAGAGAACGCCTCTTGATAGTGGCAAGCAATAGAATTTTATAAAAAATTAGGATTCAAACTTGACTTTGAGCGGTAAAATAAATGTCAGCCACCCAGGAATATAAAAAATATCCTGCCAAATTTTAATCATGCCTTGCAAAACCATTTGCCAAGAAGCCACCATCTACAGCGATGCATTGGCCTGTTATATAAGAAGCTGCAGGCATGCATAGAAATGCAGCAAGAGTTGCCACTTCATGAGGTTGTCCAACTCGGCGCATTGGTGTATTTGAAATGATATTATTCAGTTTTTCATGATTGGATAAAGCTGGTTTAGTTAATTCTGTTTCAATATACCAGGGCGCTATAGAATTAATTCTAATGTTATCTCGCGCCCATTCTACTGCAAGATGTTTTCCTAATTGAATCATCGCCGCTTTACTCATCCCGTAAGGAGCTCCTGAGGCATCATCAATTAATCCTGAAATAGATGCAATATTAACAATATTTCCTTGCACTGATTTTCTTAATAAAGGGTACGCTAATTGGCACAATTTAAACGTTGACGTTAAATTAGTTTGCATTATCTGCTCAAATTCATGAGGCAAGTAATCTTGAGCGGGCTTTCTGATGTTGATTCCAACATTATTAATGAGGATATCTAATACGCCCCATTTTTGGGTGATTGAATTGATTACATCGGAATAAGATGCTTCCTGATTGAGATCTGCTTCGATTCCAGTGACACGATAACCCTTTGAATTGCAATTGTTAATGACTTTCTCAAGATTATCTTTATTTTTAGCTACAACGACTATGTCTGCACCTAATTCCAGAAACTCATCAACAATTGCTCGTCCGATTCCACGAGTGCCGCCAGTAATGAGGGCTTTCTTGCCTTTTAAATTCCAATACGATTGATTCATGAGTTACACCTTCTAAAATTAGGTTGTATACAATAAATCATTGACAACTTCCATAGTAATTTCGGGTAGTTTTTGCGTTTGATCCATACACTCTTGAATGGTTATAACGGCTTTTTTAATTTCATTGGGTAACATCTCGGATGGTACATTGTCGCCTGGCCAAGAAGCATCTCGAGTCGCTTTATCAGGCCAACGAGAATAGGCAAGCCACATACCTTCGCTAGTTTTATGCAGGCAAGAACCTAATGCACCGCGATATTGTACAAAATAGGAAGCGACCTGATGCCAGGCTTTTTGATATTCCATCTCAAGCCCAGGCTTTATAAAGGCTCGATAAATAACAGCAAAACATTTTTGGGAAAGCAGCTTAAATTGTTCAAGCGCTTCTTCAGGTGTTAAGTCTTGGGTACCCAGAACTTCCTCTGCTTTGAATATGTTTATACCTTTGGGAATGGAAAATTGGGAGGTAAAATACATCTGATCAAGGCCTATTCCAAAAGCACAATGCTTATAGCCTAGAACACGAAAGTAATTAATTGGTTGCTGGTTTTCATTAACTAAGACATAGTTTCTGAATTTGGGATTATAAAACCCATAAGTCATGTAATAATGAATACCTTGGCTTTCAAGATGTTGAATGATGTGAACTAAATTTTGGTGCAGTTTTTCAGGCGAATAAAGTTCAATATACATCCCAGCTTTTTCAAACGTGGAGTGTTCATTCTCTGGATAGGGAGGGTTCAGTGCCACAAAATCACCTGGTGCAGCAATCGAAATCACTTCCATAAAATCACCACTGCTGAATGAAACTTGATTCGCATTAAGTAGATTAGATACTCGGTCAATTTCACTCAAGAACATTTCCAACGACAAATTCGCATGTTCAAGAAATCGATTAGCATTTTTTTCTTCAAATAATTCACCTTCGCGATAGATAATATTCAATTCCTTGTCATAAAAAAGGATACCGCTCCATGAATAATTAATGATAAAAGGGAGTAATAATGCTTTTTCTTCATCAGTTGCCCGGTTGTAATTCCCGATTGCTTCAAGAAAAAAATTTTTCTTCGATAGGGAGACATCATATTTTTCTATTAAGGCAGCATAAGAGGCTTTGACACGCGTAGGATTGTCTCTAATTAATTGAAGTGTATTAATCAGAATTTTATTGCTGTCATTGATAATATATTCTTCTGCAAGACCTATCTCCATCGCGGCCATGCTCCAAGAGGCAGAGCCTGAAAAAGGCTCAATTGCTTTCTTGTATTTTTTGCCCTTATTGTTTGCTAATAATACAGAGAAATGCTCATTTAACCAGCTAGTATCAGGGGACATATGCCCTGTCAAATCTGGAAGAGTAAGATACCTATTTCCGAGATAGTGGAGTGGTCCCCCATGATTTTGAGTTAATTGAACAATGATTGGGTTCATAATGATCACAATGCAGTAAATCTATCTTTAAGGAGGCACATCTTAACATGAAACAAAATTTTTCTTTACTCTTTTAAAAACGCTTTACTACTGCTTTAGCGAAACTGATTTTTCATGTGTCGGAGAAAACACAAGTTTGGGTTGTTTCGCATGCAAAGTCGCTTATTGATCTTTTAAAACAATATCAGGGATGTCCTCTTATAAAACTTGAGAAACAAATCGGACAAACAAAAATTCTGGGGCAATCGATTTTGGAAATGCCTTCTTGGCATTGGCCTGATTAGTTGCATTAGCTTGAATAATAAAGGAATATTCAGCCGATTTTCAGTGCTTCAGTAATTTGTAAGCCATTTCCATTATTGGCTAAGTTTTTGTATGGTTTGGAAAATCAACTTATTTTATGCACATTAACTTTGCGTCCTTTTAATTTTCCGTTTTGTAAGTATTGGTACGCTTTGTCTGCTTGGCTGTGGTGGATTGCAACATAGGAGTACATGGCAGTGATATTAATTTTACCGATTGTGTTGCCTGCTAATCCTGCATCTTTGGTTAATGCTCCAAGGATGTCCCCGGGACGAATTTTATCTTTTTTACCGGAAGCAAGACAGAGTGTAATCATTTCTGGCGCTAAACGAGTACTATGGTTATTTTCTAATTTATTAATGTTTCCCCAGTTAATGGGGTGCGGGAGGTTGTCTTCAATGACGCAAACTCGTTGTGCATCTGCAGGTGTTATAATATTTAGGGCAATACCTTTACTCCCAGCTCGCCCAGTTCGGCCAATACGATGAATATGGACGTCATGCTCAAAAGCGAGATCAAAATTAATCACTGCAGAAAGTTCCTTTATATCAAGTCCTCGCGCTGCAACATCAGTGGCGACAAGAATAGAACAACTTTGGTTGGCAAAACGCAATACCGCAAGATCCCGATCGACTTGTTCCATATCGCCATTTAAAGCGATGGCACTGAAGCCTTCGTGGATGAGCTGGTCTGTTACTTCCATTGTTTGTTGCTTGGTATTACAGAAGATTAACGTTGATACAGGTCGGTAGTGCACCAGTAATGATTTTAATAAGGGATATTTCTGAGCTTGTTTCGTTACTTCATAAAAATGTTGTTCAATATCAATTTCATCAGCAGGAGTTTCAACATGAACTTCTTTTGGATTTCTCATGAATTGTTTTGAAAGCTGTTTGATTTCTTCGGGATAGGTCGCAGAAAACAGTAGAGTTTGTCTTTGTTTGGGACAAGTCGAAATAATGCTTTTAATGTCATCAAAAAAACCCATATCCAGCATTCTGTCTGCCTCATCTAAAACTAAAGTTTTTACCTGAGATAAATCTAAAGAGGCGTTTTTTAAATGCTTAAGAATTCTTCCTGGTGTTCCTACACTGATATGAGCTCCATGCCTTAATGAATCAAGCTGCGGTTTCATAGGTATCCCGCCGGATAAATTAATAATTTTGACGTTAGGCATCAAACAGGCTAATCGACGGATGGCTTGGCTTACTTGTTCTGCCAGTTCACGAGTAGGGCAAAGAACTAAGCCTTGTACTGCAAAAAAAGAAATTTTTAAATTATTTAATAAAGACAAAGCAAAAGCAATCGTCTTTCCACTCCCTGTTTTTGCCTGAGCAATAATATCTTCATTTTTAAGAATTATGGGGAGGCTTTGCATTTGAATTGAGGTCATATTTTCATAATTTGAAGAAGCAAGGCTCTTTATTAATTCTTGGCGAAGAGGGAGTTGAGCGAATGATGGCTGTTGAGTGGTGTGTTCTATTTGAATCATGAAGCTTTCCCTCTTTGAGGCTTAATTGTTATTGATACGTATTAGGTGTGGTCTCGCCGAACGTCACGTTTTTGCCACAGTAATTTTTTCTCTCGTTCGATAAATACTGCCAGCTCACTCTTTGTGAATAAAATAGTTTTGATATATTGAGGTAAAATACATAGGATAATCTGTGTGCTGGCCAAAGCTTTTAATATTAAAAGTTGTATCAATTATCGATGCCGTTTGCGTGCACTGTAATTTTCTTGGGCCATAGTTACTTTTAATGGGCGTCCTTCCAGCATTTTACCATTCATACCTAAAGAGGATTGAGCTTCTTGTTGGGAGCTAAAGGTTATAAAGCCAAAACCTTTGATGTGGCCTGTAAAGCGATCTTTGATTAAAAGAAGCTCGTCTATCTTACCATATTTAGAAAATTCTGCTTGTAATGACTGTTCAGTAATTCCAAAGGGTAAGTTGCCTACATAAATTTTATTTTGTCTCACTGTCGTTTCCTCAAAGTAACCACTACAACCACAGTGAGATATAGTGGTTAAATAATATTAACTACTTCAATTAAAGAGCTATTATATTTTGTGCTTGAAGACCTTTTGCTCCTTGCGTCACAATGAATTGCACTCGCTGACCTTCTGTAAGGGTTTTAAAGCCAGAACTTAAAATTTCTTTAAAGTGAGCAAAAACGTCTGGGCCGGCTTCTTGCTCAATAAAACCAAATCCTTTGGATTCGTTAAACCATTTAACGACTCCGTTTACTGTTTTAGACATAAGTATCCTTAAGTGTTTATTAAAATGCCTGTATAGGCGAATTTAGCCGGAAACCGGTCAAGAATTAAAAACTACCGAACGAGGGATTAAATGAATAAAACGACGATTTGGAGAATATAAAATAGACATTTTCTAGCTGAAACTAGGTTACTACTCTTTCAGGTTAAAAGTCAATCTTATTGTAGCATGTGTTGTTTAAATCCCCTTAAGACCCTATAATATAATAAAGGACTGTATAAACATTTTATCATCTTATTTTTCTTAATCATATTATACCTTTCTTGGTTCGTACTTATTGTGCGCCTATTCACTTTCATATCGAGAGTAAAATGTTTACTTATACCGCAAAAATATATTTTGATAATATTGAAATTAATCAATCCTCTGGAAATAATTTAGACTCTCTTTTTATTTGGATGCTAACTCAGCAGAAGGGGGAATTTGGTAATTACAATGGTCAAATTACTAATAACAAAACGCATCTGATAGAAAAAGAATTTCGAACCAGTTCTTATTAATGTGCAGGCCTTTAAGTTTATATTTAATTATGCTTTTTGTTTACACATGACGTTTCAGCATATATGTGATTATTTAAATATTAAACCTTAATCTTAAGGAAACTATTCATCAACATATATGGGAAATTTTTGAGTGTATGATGGGTAGAGTTGATAGCCAAGGAATTTTCCATTTTTAGCTCGAGATTTACCTCTTAATGAAAAATCATTTAATTGACTAATAATACACTATGGCTATATTACACTTTGTTACAAATCTGCTACAGTAAATTTTTGTAGTTTTCCCGTTCAATAAAGGTTACCAACTCTCTTTCTGTTGGTAGTACAGCTTTATATTTAGAAGCGAAAATTTGCTTGTTTTCTTTGAGTACTGAATATTTAACCATCGCCTCATCTTTGTCTGCACAAAGGATAATGCTTATTGTTGGGTTATCATCCTTTTCCGCGCTTTGTAGTG includes these proteins:
- a CDS encoding DNA adenine methylase produces the protein MNPIIVQLTQNHGGPLHYLGNRYLTLPDLTGHMSPDTSWLNEHFSVLLANNKGKKYKKAIEPFSGSASWSMAAMEIGLAEEYIINDSNKILINTLQLIRDNPTRVKASYAALIEKYDVSLSKKNFFLEAIGNYNRATDEEKALLLPFIINYSWSGILFYDKELNIIYREGELFEEKNANRFLEHANLSLEMFLSEIDRVSNLLNANQVSFSSGDFMEVISIAAPGDFVALNPPYPENEHSTFEKAGMYIELYSPEKLHQNLVHIIQHLESQGIHYYMTYGFYNPKFRNYVLVNENQQPINYFRVLGYKHCAFGIGLDQMYFTSQFSIPKGINIFKAEEVLGTQDLTPEEALEQFKLLSQKCFAVIYRAFIKPGLEMEYQKAWHQVASYFVQYRGALGSCLHKTSEGMWLAYSRWPDKATRDASWPGDNVPSEMLPNEIKKAVITIQECMDQTQKLPEITMEVVNDLLYTT
- a CDS encoding PDDEXK nuclease domain-containing protein — protein: MAKTLQSAEKDDNPTISIILCADKDEAMVKYSVLKENKQIFASKYKAVLPTERELVTFIERENYKNLL
- the dbpA gene encoding ATP-dependent RNA helicase DbpA, translating into MIQIEHTTQQPSFAQLPLRQELIKSLASSNYENMTSIQMQSLPIILKNEDIIAQAKTGSGKTIAFALSLLNNLKISFFAVQGLVLCPTRELAEQVSQAIRRLACLMPNVKIINLSGGIPMKPQLDSLRHGAHISVGTPGRILKHLKNASLDLSQVKTLVLDEADRMLDMGFFDDIKSIISTCPKQRQTLLFSATYPEEIKQLSKQFMRNPKEVHVETPADEIDIEQHFYEVTKQAQKYPLLKSLLVHYRPVSTLIFCNTKQQTMEVTDQLIHEGFSAIALNGDMEQVDRDLAVLRFANQSCSILVATDVAARGLDIKELSAVINFDLAFEHDVHIHRIGRTGRAGSKGIALNIITPADAQRVCVIEDNLPHPINWGNINKLENNHSTRLAPEMITLCLASGKKDKIRPGDILGALTKDAGLAGNTIGKINITAMYSYVAIHHSQADKAYQYLQNGKLKGRKVNVHKIS
- a CDS encoding cold-shock protein; protein product: MSKTVNGVVKWFNESKGFGFIEQEAGPDVFAHFKEILSSGFKTLTEGQRVQFIVTQGAKGLQAQNIIAL
- a CDS encoding RNA recognition motif domain-containing protein, whose protein sequence is MRQNKIYVGNLPFGITEQSLQAEFSKYGKIDELLLIKDRFTGHIKGFGFITFSSQQEAQSSLGMNGKMLEGRPLKVTMAQENYSARKRHR
- a CDS encoding SDR family oxidoreductase; the protein is MNQSYWNLKGKKALITGGTRGIGRAIVDEFLELGADIVVVAKNKDNLEKVINNCNSKGYRVTGIEADLNQEASYSDVINSITQKWGVLDILINNVGINIRKPAQDYLPHEFEQIMQTNLTSTFKLCQLAYPLLRKSVQGNIVNIASISGLIDDASGAPYGMSKAAMIQLGKHLAVEWARDNIRINSIAPWYIETELTKPALSNHEKLNNIISNTPMRRVGQPHEVATLAAFLCMPAASYITGQCIAVDGGFLANGFARHD